One genomic region from Osmerus eperlanus chromosome 6, fOsmEpe2.1, whole genome shotgun sequence encodes:
- the tomm20a gene encoding translocase of outer mitochondrial membrane 20, translating to MGSRTSTVAAGVCGALFIGYCIYFDRKRRSDPNFKKKLRERRKNKVCQEQSGLAKLPDLKDAEAVQKFFLEEIQLGEELLAQGDYEKGVDHLTNAIAVCGQPQQLLQVLQQTLPPPVFQMLLTKLPTISQRLVSAQSLAEDDIE from the exons ATGGGCAGCAGAACCAGCACAGTAGCAGCTGGAGTGTGTGGAGCATTGTTCATAGGATATTGTAtatattttgacagaaaacgacggagtgATCCGAACTTCAAGAAAAAACTGCGGGAAC GGAGGAAGAATAAGGTTTGTCAAGAACAATCTGGACTGGCAAAG TTACCTGATCTGAAAGATGCAGAGGCTGTACAGAAATTCTTCTTGGAGGAAATCCAGCTCGGAGAGGAACTTCTTGCACAAG GTGACTATGAGAAGGGAGTAGACCACCTGACCAATGCCATCGCCGTGTGTGGACAGCCccagcagctcctccaggtGCTGCAGCAGACGCTGCCCCCACCTGTCTTCCAGATGCTGCTCACCAAACTGCCCACCATCAGCCAG AGACTCGTGAGTGCTCAGAGTTTGGCGGAAGATGACATCGAGTGA